A single window of Flavobacterium aestivum DNA harbors:
- a CDS encoding glycosyltransferase family 9 protein — translation MKFLVIQQKRVGDVLTSTIICNNLKKKYPNATIDFMGYTNCVDVLIGNPNIDNVIVLSHKVRKNYFSLFKFIFEIRAKKYDVVIDVYNKLETNLITLFSGANTKIAYHKWYTTLFYTHNLKRIDNTMDTNYGFAIENRLLLLEPLNLDKSTIDPFPKLFVSPKENEDTISLFEQHKIDKNKKIIMISLLGSEQSKTYPLEYMAKVVEYVASHKDVTILFNYFESQIEDAKKIYNSCSKSTQEKIRFDLLGSDLRSFVAIMNNCDIIIGNDGGAINMAKALNKPSFTIFSPFIEKKNWATFEDGSKNISVHLNDYKPDLIKNVHHDEIKKNASSLYQQFTPELFKDRIEFFMDQNL, via the coding sequence ATGAAGTTTTTAGTAATTCAACAAAAAAGAGTTGGAGACGTATTGACTAGTACAATTATCTGCAACAATTTAAAAAAAAAGTATCCTAATGCTACAATAGATTTCATGGGTTACACAAATTGTGTTGATGTACTAATTGGAAACCCAAACATTGATAATGTAATTGTTTTGTCTCATAAAGTCAGAAAAAATTACTTTTCCCTATTTAAGTTTATTTTTGAAATTAGAGCCAAGAAATATGATGTTGTAATTGATGTTTATAACAAATTAGAAACAAATTTGATCACTTTATTTTCTGGCGCTAATACAAAAATAGCCTATCATAAATGGTATACTACTTTATTTTACACCCATAATTTAAAACGTATTGACAATACAATGGATACAAATTATGGTTTTGCAATTGAAAATCGACTTTTATTATTAGAACCACTAAACTTAGATAAAAGTACAATAGATCCGTTTCCTAAATTATTTGTAAGCCCTAAAGAAAATGAGGATACAATCTCTCTTTTTGAGCAGCACAAAATAGATAAAAACAAAAAAATCATAATGATAAGCTTACTGGGAAGTGAGCAAAGCAAAACTTATCCATTAGAATATATGGCTAAAGTAGTTGAATATGTTGCAAGCCATAAAGATGTAACGATACTTTTCAATTATTTTGAAAGTCAAATTGAAGATGCCAAGAAAATATACAATTCTTGCTCAAAAAGCACCCAAGAAAAAATTCGTTTTGATTTATTGGGCAGCGATTTAAGATCATTCGTTGCCATAATGAATAATTGTGATATAATTATAGGAAATGATGGTGGAGCAATTAATATGGCTAAAGCATTAAACAAACCTTCATTTACAATCTTCTCTCCTTTTATAGAAAAGAAAAATTGGGCCACTTTTGAGGATGGATCCAAAAACATATCAGTCCATCTTAACGATTACAAGCCTGATTTAATAAAAAATGTACATCACGATGAAATAAAGAAAAATGCATCTTCGTTATATCAACAATTTACACCAGAATTATTTAAAGACAGAATTGAGTTTTTTATGGATCAAAACTTATAA
- a CDS encoding glycosyltransferase family 2 protein: MDISIIIVNYRSWKPLLNCLESLQTIEDTKINFEVIVLDNFSNDGQFDYYKSKFKDFIFIENYINSGFSNGCNLGAKVAKGEYLLFLNPDTIIAPDTLNTLYTTYKKHPEIGILSCLQVDKKNRFFNQKNLFPSFFQVFGITRFFYRKFTSKALNEKFKIQDDLFYPDWVSGALLFISRDWFKKVNGWNEDYWLYFEDVDICKKISQSKGKIAITCDATIFHEHGGSSRNNFETEHISKTEVIISKHVYINTNFNTLSQLPSHLFLILFIFLEKTFLSLLSLFLFFNLKLKTNRYILSNLCFYYFNAIKKRTWLSQSSVNYQK, from the coding sequence ATGGACATTTCAATAATTATAGTTAATTACCGTAGTTGGAAGCCATTACTTAACTGTTTAGAATCGTTGCAAACAATAGAGGATACTAAAATAAATTTTGAAGTAATTGTTCTTGATAATTTTTCTAACGATGGACAGTTTGATTATTATAAAAGCAAATTCAAAGACTTTATTTTTATTGAAAACTATATTAATTCTGGTTTTTCTAACGGATGTAACCTTGGCGCTAAAGTAGCAAAAGGAGAATATTTGTTATTCCTGAATCCAGACACAATAATTGCTCCGGATACACTCAACACACTTTATACAACATACAAAAAACACCCGGAAATAGGTATTTTGTCTTGCTTACAAGTTGATAAAAAAAATCGCTTTTTCAATCAAAAAAACCTTTTTCCTTCATTTTTTCAAGTTTTTGGAATTACCCGATTTTTTTATAGAAAATTTACCTCAAAAGCATTAAATGAAAAATTTAAAATCCAAGATGATTTATTTTATCCTGACTGGGTTTCTGGCGCTTTACTATTTATAAGCAGGGATTGGTTTAAAAAAGTCAATGGATGGAATGAAGATTATTGGTTATACTTTGAAGATGTAGATATTTGCAAAAAAATATCGCAGAGCAAAGGCAAAATTGCTATAACCTGTGACGCAACCATTTTTCATGAACACGGTGGTTCTTCAAGAAATAATTTTGAAACTGAACACATTAGCAAAACTGAAGTGATCATTTCTAAACATGTGTATATCAATACTAATTTTAATACTTTATCCCAATTACCCTCTCATCTTTTTTTAATACTCTTTATCTTTTTAGAAAAAACTTTTTTATCTCTTTTAAGTTTATTTTTATTTTTTAATTTGAAATTAAAAACGAATAGATACATCCTTAGTAATCTTTGTTTTTATTATTTTAATGCCATTAAAAAAAGAACATGGTTAAGCCAAAGTTCTGTAAACTATCAAAAATAA
- a CDS encoding glycosyltransferase family 2 protein, whose protein sequence is MTDNNAKKLSILIITLNEEEHLKELLSDLDFADEIIIVDSYSNDKTETIAKSFSKVKFIQNKFENFSAQRNFAIEQAKNDWILFLDADERLTPELKQEIIETLQKRPYYSAYFFERVFMFENSILKYSGNQTDKIFRLFDKKFAKYDEKRLVHEKLIVNGKIGFLKNKLIHYSYASYHDYKEKIIFYGKFKAEEKFIKGMKPTLLHQIFHPSYNFFYNYIIRLGILDGKKGIYICYLNAYCITVRYRELNKLWKQNQHLISKT, encoded by the coding sequence ATGACAGATAACAATGCTAAAAAATTATCCATATTAATCATAACTTTAAATGAAGAAGAGCATTTAAAAGAGCTGTTATCCGACTTAGACTTTGCCGATGAAATAATAATTGTCGACTCGTATAGTAATGACAAAACAGAAACTATTGCAAAATCTTTTTCTAAAGTAAAGTTCATTCAAAATAAATTTGAGAACTTTTCCGCTCAAAGAAACTTTGCTATTGAACAAGCAAAAAACGACTGGATATTATTTCTTGATGCTGATGAACGGTTGACTCCGGAATTAAAACAAGAAATCATAGAAACATTACAAAAAAGACCATATTATTCTGCTTATTTTTTTGAAAGGGTATTTATGTTTGAGAATTCAATTTTAAAATATAGCGGCAATCAAACCGATAAAATATTTCGCCTTTTCGATAAAAAATTCGCAAAATATGATGAAAAGAGATTGGTTCATGAAAAATTAATAGTCAATGGAAAAATCGGTTTTTTAAAAAATAAACTAATCCATTATTCCTATGCATCTTACCATGACTATAAGGAAAAAATTATTTTCTATGGTAAATTTAAAGCTGAAGAAAAGTTTATAAAAGGAATGAAACCGACTCTTTTACATCAAATTTTCCACCCTAGTTATAATTTTTTCTATAACTACATCATTCGATTAGGTATTCTCGATGGCAAAAAAGGTATCTATATTTGTTATCTTAATGCGTATTGTATTACTGTAAGATACAGAGAATTAAATAAACTTTGGAAACAAAATCAACATCTTATTTCCAAAACTTAA
- a CDS encoding Kdo domain containing protein, which translates to MQFKINNRLIKYTDSVKSSILEFKSSGKIFGDGKRNIIKLFELDGKTINIKSFKIPNLINKIVYKYFRKSKARRSFEYATLLLEKGIGTPEPIAYLENYNWIGLKDSYYVSEHLQCDLTYRELVEIPDYPDHENILRQFTQFSFLLHQKGIEFKDHSPGNTLILKKSQEQYDFFLVDLNRMEFHKSMPFELRMKNLCRLTPMKEMVAVMSNEYAKLSGESEELIFETLWKYTADFQEKYWRKKRLKKKLKFWK; encoded by the coding sequence ATGCAATTTAAAATAAATAATAGACTTATTAAGTATACCGATTCGGTCAAATCAAGCATACTTGAATTTAAATCCTCAGGTAAGATATTTGGTGATGGTAAAAGAAACATCATTAAGTTATTTGAATTAGATGGGAAAACAATAAATATCAAGTCCTTCAAGATTCCTAATTTGATTAATAAAATTGTATACAAATATTTTAGAAAATCTAAAGCCAGACGTTCTTTTGAATATGCTACCCTTTTACTGGAAAAAGGAATTGGAACACCAGAGCCTATTGCTTATCTTGAGAATTATAATTGGATAGGACTAAAAGATAGCTATTATGTTAGTGAGCATCTTCAATGTGATTTGACTTATAGAGAGCTGGTTGAAATTCCAGATTATCCGGATCATGAAAATATCTTAAGACAATTTACCCAATTTTCATTCCTTTTGCATCAAAAAGGAATAGAATTCAAGGATCATTCGCCTGGAAATACATTAATACTAAAAAAGAGCCAAGAACAATACGATTTCTTTTTGGTTGATTTGAATAGAATGGAATTCCATAAATCAATGCCATTTGAATTACGAATGAAAAATCTTTGCCGATTGACACCTATGAAGGAAATGGTAGCGGTGATGAGTAATGAATATGCTAAATTATCAGGTGAGTCGGAGGAGTTAATTTTTGAAACTCTTTGGAAATATACTGCTGATTTTCAAGAAAAATATTGGAGAAAGAAAAGATTGAAAAAGAAACTTAAGTTTTGGAAATAA
- a CDS encoding glycosyltransferase family 2 protein yields MKTALLISTYNWSDALDLVLKSVLNQTRLPDEILIADDGSNDTTKELLDKYKREAKFVIRHIWQEDIGFRKSKILNKAIAQTTADYIVQIDGDCIIHKNFISDHIKSAQKGHYIYGSRVNILPKYVSEVLEKKVTVFNFFSKEIKNRTRSLSIPFLSKLYKSHYGISKKFRGCNVSFWRNDLIAINGYNEDFEGWGREDSDLVIRMGNNGVKAKRLRYGGILYHIYHKTNSRNNLELNNKIQKETIEKGITRVTNGIDQYLNL; encoded by the coding sequence ATGAAAACGGCATTATTAATTTCCACTTATAATTGGTCTGATGCGCTGGATTTGGTTTTAAAAAGCGTTTTAAATCAGACTAGGCTTCCTGATGAAATTTTGATTGCCGATGATGGTTCAAATGATACGACTAAGGAATTATTGGACAAGTATAAAAGAGAGGCAAAATTTGTCATTCGTCATATCTGGCAAGAAGATATTGGTTTTAGAAAATCAAAAATTTTGAACAAAGCAATAGCTCAAACAACCGCTGACTATATTGTTCAGATAGATGGAGATTGTATAATACACAAAAATTTTATCTCGGATCATATTAAATCCGCTCAAAAAGGACATTATATATATGGTTCCAGAGTCAATATTTTGCCTAAATACGTATCCGAAGTTTTAGAAAAAAAAGTCACAGTTTTTAATTTTTTTTCAAAAGAAATTAAAAATAGGACACGAAGTTTATCAATTCCATTTTTATCAAAACTCTATAAATCACACTATGGAATTTCTAAAAAATTTAGAGGGTGTAATGTTTCCTTTTGGCGAAATGATTTGATTGCTATTAATGGTTATAACGAAGATTTTGAAGGCTGGGGCAGAGAAGATTCGGATTTGGTTATTAGAATGGGTAATAACGGTGTAAAAGCCAAAAGACTTCGTTATGGAGGTATTTTATATCATATTTATCACAAGACTAACTCAAGAAACAATTTAGAGCTTAATAATAAAATTCAGAAAGAAACAATTGAAAAGGGAATAACAAGAGTTACTAACGGAATAGATCAATATTTGAATTTGTAA